A single region of the Epinephelus moara isolate mb chromosome 12, YSFRI_EMoa_1.0, whole genome shotgun sequence genome encodes:
- the LOC126398943 gene encoding NADH dehydrogenase [ubiquinone] 1 beta subcomplex subunit 1-like: protein MVNFVALAREHWVNILVPMGFVFGWYLDRQQDQKLTAFRNKSALFSRELKPGEEVTWK from the exons ATGGTCAACTTTGTAGCACTTGCCCGGGAGCATTGGGTGAACATCTTGGTGCCGATGGGCTTTGTGTTTGGATGGTACCTTGACAGACAGCAGGACCAGAAGCTGACGGCTTTCAGGAACAAAAGTGCTTTGTTCAGCAG GGAGCTGAAGCCTGGTGAGGAG